The DNA region CGTCTTGCTGTCGCGCATCGGGCGATCCTCGTCGAGTGGCCGCCCGTTCACCAGGGCCGGTGGGAGCAATGTGCCCGATCCGTCGGCTTTGCCGGAGCTCTGACCCGGCCCGATCTGACCAACGGATCCAGCTGGCGATCGTCGCCCACGAGGCAGGCCGGACTTGATCTCCAGTTAGGTGGAGGGTGAAGCCTGGTGTTCACCGAATTGCTTCAAGGAGTGAACATGGGCGAGGACAAGGGTTTCTACTCGATCATCGAGTACGCGGTCGACGGACCGGAGACTCAGGCGGCGTTGGTGGAGGCCTTCGCGGAGATCCAGGACCGCTGGGTCCGGTTCTACCCGGGCTACGTTTCGGCCCGCTTCCACGCGAGCGTGGACGGGACGAGGGTCGTCAACGTCGTCAGCTGGGCGAGCGAAGCGGACTACCGGCATTTCGAAGAGACGTCGGATACCGCGGGACGGCTCGCGGCCATCCAAACCGCGCTCGACGGGCTGCCTGGCGAGGTCGAGTCACTGGTCAGTGCGAATCCCCGCTATCGCGTCGTACGGGAGACGGGGCCCGGCCCGCGAATCGCCGGC from Amycolatopsis sp. EV170708-02-1 includes:
- a CDS encoding antibiotic biosynthesis monooxygenase, coding for MGEDKGFYSIIEYAVDGPETQAALVEAFAEIQDRWVRFYPGYVSARFHASVDGTRVVNVVSWASEADYRHFEETSDTAGRLAAIQTALDGLPGEVESLVSANPRYRVVRETGPGPRIAG